A stretch of Myceligenerans xiligouense DNA encodes these proteins:
- a CDS encoding DHA2 family efflux MFS transporter permease subunit translates to MKTNDPAPEPAGLGGGAPGDPDMPGSRQLRTILVAVCVALMAVIASVSGLNVAQPDLAVDFGASQTTVLWFINVYTLTLAALLLPLGAVGDRVGRKPMLVVGLVVFGVASAAAGLAPSSEIMLAARMLSGVGAAVIMPITLAVITSTFPDDKRGQAIGIWTGVAGGGGILGMFLSAVLVDVASWRWLFALPVALIVVALVMTLRSVPNSRERHDAGFDTIGALTSVVAVSSFIIVLQEGPERGWSDAVTVAGLVVGLVSTSAFVVWELRRGAAALLDVRLFGTRGLSAGSVVLLVVFGVQAGVFVVLFLFLQSVVGWSALLSTLAMMPMAVLMMVASALAPRLSSRFGARVSMGAGILLFAAGLAAMAGTVSVDGGYPSILPGMLAMGVGMGLAMTPSTESITSSLPRERQGVASALNDVTRELGTALGVALLGGLLTAGYRDAVEDTMESVPPRLADAALQGIAPAVEAAGDAGEQHVLELAQQAFVQGWQSAMWAGVAVMGALFLYVVLRGPRHGTGPGPDTTDDAVVRPSQPATRSALGAESAASGG, encoded by the coding sequence ATGAAGACCAACGATCCAGCACCAGAACCGGCGGGCCTCGGCGGCGGCGCACCCGGAGACCCGGACATGCCGGGCAGCCGGCAACTGCGGACGATCCTCGTCGCGGTGTGCGTCGCGCTGATGGCGGTCATCGCCTCCGTCTCGGGACTGAACGTCGCCCAGCCCGACCTCGCCGTCGACTTCGGCGCGTCCCAGACCACCGTCCTGTGGTTCATCAACGTCTACACCCTGACTCTGGCCGCCCTGCTGCTTCCGCTCGGCGCCGTGGGCGACCGCGTCGGTCGCAAGCCCATGCTCGTCGTCGGCCTGGTCGTCTTCGGCGTCGCGAGTGCCGCGGCCGGTCTGGCGCCGTCGTCGGAGATCATGCTCGCCGCCCGGATGCTCAGCGGTGTCGGCGCGGCCGTCATCATGCCGATCACGCTGGCGGTGATCACCTCCACCTTCCCGGACGACAAGCGCGGGCAGGCGATCGGCATCTGGACCGGCGTCGCCGGAGGCGGCGGCATCCTCGGCATGTTCCTCTCCGCGGTCCTGGTCGACGTCGCCAGCTGGCGCTGGCTGTTCGCCCTGCCGGTCGCGCTGATCGTGGTGGCGCTCGTCATGACGTTGCGCTCCGTCCCGAACTCCCGCGAACGCCACGACGCCGGCTTCGACACCATCGGCGCCCTGACGTCGGTCGTCGCCGTGAGCAGCTTCATCATCGTGCTCCAGGAAGGCCCCGAACGTGGCTGGAGCGACGCGGTGACCGTCGCGGGACTCGTCGTCGGACTGGTCTCGACGTCCGCCTTCGTGGTCTGGGAGCTCCGTCGCGGCGCGGCGGCCCTCCTGGACGTGAGACTTTTCGGCACGCGCGGCCTGTCGGCCGGTTCCGTGGTGCTCCTGGTGGTTTTCGGCGTGCAGGCCGGAGTCTTCGTGGTGCTCTTCCTGTTCCTCCAGTCGGTGGTCGGCTGGTCCGCGCTCCTGTCCACGCTCGCGATGATGCCGATGGCGGTGCTGATGATGGTGGCGTCCGCGCTGGCGCCCCGCCTGTCCTCGCGCTTCGGCGCCCGCGTGTCCATGGGCGCGGGGATCCTGCTGTTCGCCGCCGGCCTCGCGGCCATGGCGGGCACCGTGTCCGTCGACGGCGGCTACCCGTCGATCCTTCCGGGCATGCTCGCGATGGGTGTCGGCATGGGCCTGGCGATGACTCCCTCGACCGAGTCCATCACCAGCTCACTCCCCCGCGAACGTCAAGGGGTGGCCTCGGCGCTGAACGACGTGACCCGCGAGCTGGGCACCGCACTGGGTGTGGCGCTGCTCGGCGGGCTGCTCACGGCCGGGTACCGCGACGCCGTCGAGGACACCATGGAGAGCGTCCCCCCGCGACTCGCCGATGCCGCCCTCCAGGGCATCGCCCCCGCCGTCGAGGCAGCCGGCGACGCCGGCGAGCAGCACGTTCTCGAACTGGCGCAGCAGGCCTTCGTCCAGGGGTGGCAGTCGGCCATGTGGGCCGGCGTCGCCGTCATGGGGGCGCTCTTCCTCTATGTCGTGCTCCGCGGACCGCGACACGGGACGGGCCCTGGGCCGGATACCACCGACGACGCCGTCGTCCGGCCGTCGCAACCGGCGACACGGAGCGCCCTCGGCGCCGAGAGCGCCGCGAGCGGCGGGTGA
- a CDS encoding beta-ketoacyl-[acyl-carrier-protein] synthase family protein, with protein sequence MEKVVITGMGSFSPIGKNVAEFEESLFAGRHGIATIDHFDTTDIAVRVGARITDYEPEQHFPANQVWRLDTYSQYGMIAAREAVHESGILDDVDPYRFGVFMSSGFGGIGTVLEEHRTLLEQGPRRVSSMLVPKWIGNMLSGLVAIEHGAHGSAVAHVAACASSAMSIGEGMRAIRHGYADAVICGGGEGIAQKLAVVGFQNLRALSTEADPDRACLPFDRHRSGFVMGEGGAALVLESESHAKARGATIHAEVSGYGTTNDASHVTAPAKDGEAVDRAITDALAEAGARDETVHVNAHGTGTPKNDRLEAAAIERILGGKAVVSSTKSMTGHLLGAAGATEAVAAVLALRRQAVPPTVGTSELDDDVRIDVVHGAARPVMLDRALSLSLGFGGHNTCLVLDRADG encoded by the coding sequence ATGGAGAAGGTCGTCATCACGGGCATGGGCTCGTTCAGCCCGATCGGGAAGAACGTCGCCGAGTTCGAGGAGAGCTTGTTCGCGGGCCGCCACGGCATCGCCACCATCGACCACTTCGACACCACCGACATCGCCGTGCGCGTCGGCGCCCGGATCACGGACTACGAACCCGAGCAGCACTTCCCGGCGAACCAGGTGTGGCGGCTGGACACCTACAGCCAGTACGGGATGATCGCCGCGCGGGAAGCCGTCCACGAGTCGGGGATCCTCGACGACGTCGACCCGTACCGGTTCGGCGTCTTCATGAGCAGCGGTTTCGGCGGGATCGGCACCGTCCTGGAGGAGCACCGGACGCTGCTCGAGCAGGGGCCTCGGCGCGTCTCGTCGATGCTCGTCCCCAAGTGGATCGGGAACATGCTCTCCGGCCTCGTGGCGATCGAGCACGGCGCGCACGGGTCCGCCGTCGCGCACGTCGCCGCCTGCGCGTCGAGCGCGATGAGCATCGGCGAGGGGATGCGCGCCATCCGGCACGGGTACGCCGACGCCGTGATCTGCGGCGGCGGGGAGGGCATCGCGCAGAAGCTCGCCGTCGTCGGCTTCCAGAACCTGCGCGCGCTGAGCACCGAGGCGGACCCGGACCGCGCGTGCCTCCCGTTCGACAGGCATCGCTCCGGCTTCGTGATGGGCGAGGGCGGGGCGGCGCTCGTCCTCGAGAGCGAGTCCCACGCGAAGGCCCGCGGTGCGACCATCCACGCCGAGGTCTCGGGCTACGGCACCACGAACGACGCCTCCCACGTCACGGCGCCGGCCAAGGACGGCGAGGCCGTCGACCGCGCGATCACCGACGCCCTCGCCGAGGCCGGTGCCCGGGACGAGACCGTGCATGTCAACGCGCACGGCACGGGAACGCCCAAGAACGACCGTCTCGAGGCCGCCGCGATCGAGCGGATCCTCGGCGGCAAGGCGGTCGTGTCGTCGACCAAGTCGATGACCGGGCACCTCCTCGGTGCCGCCGGTGCGACCGAGGCCGTCGCGGCCGTCCTCGCGCTGCGGCGGCAGGCCGTCCCGCCGACGGTCGGTACCTCGGAACTCGACGACGACGTGCGGATCGACGTCGTGCACGGCGCGGCGCGCCCGGTGATGCTGGATCGCGCGCTGTCCCTGTCGCTCGGCTTCGGCGGTCACAACACCTGTCTGGTCCTCGACCGCGCGGACGGCTGA
- a CDS encoding 4'-phosphopantetheinyl transferase family protein has translation MNRAVTRSDGEVIDLVIARSDGLDEAAFRRLRASLPVSRRERADRYRRKADRDASVVVFSLLQYLWRRRVGGPLPDVVRGERGKPRFRGVDGWHFNLSHDASVCVCALSPVPVGVDVQSRVPFDDRLFETIAAPGERHLRGELLRADDLSPLWTRKEAVVKRSGRGLSTPLGEVDTVAATDVLTAADRSGFLLSISAEGLREDQPASGLRVRYLRPGPEPGGWSEDRDHPPLFGGPSGSDGRQRAGEATPDRRRTGPDAVRRPGTPGRQPSARSRTRQVL, from the coding sequence GTGAACCGTGCCGTCACGCGCTCGGACGGCGAGGTGATCGACCTCGTGATCGCGAGGTCGGACGGTCTGGACGAGGCGGCGTTCCGGCGGCTCCGCGCGAGCCTGCCGGTCAGCCGGCGGGAGCGGGCGGACCGCTACCGGCGGAAGGCGGACCGCGACGCGAGCGTCGTCGTGTTCTCGCTGCTCCAGTACCTCTGGCGACGGCGTGTCGGGGGCCCGCTGCCCGACGTCGTCCGCGGGGAGCGCGGCAAGCCTCGCTTCCGCGGTGTCGACGGGTGGCACTTCAACCTGTCCCACGACGCGTCGGTGTGCGTGTGCGCGCTGTCCCCCGTCCCCGTGGGGGTCGACGTGCAGTCGCGCGTGCCGTTCGACGACCGGCTGTTCGAGACCATCGCCGCGCCGGGCGAGCGTCACCTGCGGGGTGAGCTCCTGCGCGCCGACGACCTCAGCCCGCTGTGGACGCGGAAGGAGGCCGTCGTGAAGAGGTCGGGCCGCGGTCTGTCCACGCCGTTGGGCGAGGTGGACACCGTCGCGGCGACCGACGTCCTCACGGCGGCGGACCGCTCGGGATTCCTGCTCAGCATCAGCGCGGAGGGCCTGCGGGAGGACCAGCCGGCCTCTGGGCTCCGGGTCCGGTACCTGCGGCCGGGCCCGGAGCCCGGAGGCTGGTCGGAGGACCGGGACCACCCGCCGCTGTTCGGTGGGCCGAGTGGTTCCGACGGGCGGCAGCGTGCCGGAGAGGCCACCCCTGACCGACGGCGCACCGGGCCGGACGCGGTCCGCCGGCCGGGGACGCCGGGGCGTCAGCCGTCCGCGCGGTCGAGGACCAGACAGGTGTTGTGA
- a CDS encoding beta-ketoacyl-[acyl-carrier-protein] synthase family protein — translation MEKVVITGMGVISPIGKTVAEFAENLFAGRHGIATIDHFDASDLAVRVNAPVKDYDAQEYFSERDAHRMDTYSQYGMIAAREAVHESGILGDVDPYRLGVYLTTSFGGTGTLLGEYATMERQGPGKVSPLTVPKFLGNLLSGLVAIDTGARGPAAAHGAACAASAVSIGEGMRAIRHGYVDAVICGGGEAATQKLIVSGFQNVRALTTEADPDRACLPFDRQRSGFVMGEGAGALVLESESHAKARGATILAEVSGYGLTDDAAHMTAPAQHGESVDRAIADAIADAGSRDETLYVNAHGTSTVKNDRLESAAIARMLGGKAVVSSTKSMTGHLLGAAGAVEAVASVLALREQRVPPTVGTTELDEDIQVDVVHGGSRSAEFSRAVSLSLGFGGHNACLVLDHAGE, via the coding sequence ATGGAAAAGGTCGTCATCACAGGTATGGGCGTGATCAGCCCGATCGGAAAGACCGTCGCGGAGTTCGCGGAGAACCTCTTCGCCGGCCGGCACGGGATCGCCACCATCGACCACTTCGACGCCTCGGACCTGGCCGTGCGGGTGAACGCCCCGGTCAAGGACTACGACGCCCAGGAGTACTTCTCCGAGCGCGACGCGCACCGCATGGACACCTACAGCCAGTACGGGATGATCGCCGCGCGGGAAGCCGTCCACGAGTCGGGGATCCTCGGCGACGTCGACCCGTACCGGCTCGGCGTCTACCTGACGACGTCGTTCGGCGGGACCGGCACCCTCCTCGGGGAGTACGCGACCATGGAGCGGCAGGGGCCCGGGAAGGTCTCGCCGCTCACGGTCCCCAAGTTCCTCGGCAACCTCCTGTCGGGGCTGGTCGCGATCGACACCGGCGCCCGGGGCCCGGCGGCCGCGCACGGCGCCGCCTGCGCGGCGAGCGCGGTGAGCATCGGCGAGGGGATGCGCGCCATCCGGCACGGGTACGTCGACGCCGTCATCTGCGGTGGCGGGGAGGCCGCCACCCAGAAGCTGATCGTGTCCGGCTTCCAGAACGTGCGCGCCCTCACCACCGAGGCGGACCCGGACCGCGCGTGCCTGCCGTTCGACCGGCAACGGTCCGGCTTCGTCATGGGGGAGGGCGCCGGCGCCCTCGTGCTCGAGAGCGAGTCGCACGCGAAGGCCCGGGGCGCCACGATCCTCGCCGAGGTCTCCGGCTACGGCCTGACCGACGACGCCGCGCACATGACCGCACCGGCCCAGCACGGCGAGTCGGTCGACCGCGCGATCGCCGACGCGATCGCGGACGCCGGCTCCCGGGACGAGACCCTCTACGTGAACGCGCACGGCACCAGCACGGTCAAGAACGACCGGCTCGAGTCCGCGGCGATCGCGCGCATGCTCGGGGGCAAGGCCGTGGTGTCGTCGACGAAGTCCATGACCGGACACCTCCTGGGCGCCGCCGGTGCGGTCGAGGCGGTCGCGTCGGTGCTGGCGCTGCGCGAGCAGCGGGTTCCGCCGACCGTGGGGACCACGGAACTCGACGAGGACATCCAGGTCGACGTCGTGCACGGCGGGTCCCGGAGCGCGGAGTTCTCCCGCGCGGTCTCGCTGTCCCTCGGATTCGGCGGGCACAACGCGTGCCTCGTCCTGGATCACGCCGGCGAGTGA
- a CDS encoding phosphopantetheine-binding protein, translated as MNETAFKEALATFATEPAENLSMTDELDEIGIDSISVFELMIKLEDVVGEHATKIDDDMSTVQDLYDHVRKAAELHASA; from the coding sequence ATGAACGAGACCGCATTCAAGGAAGCACTCGCCACCTTCGCGACCGAGCCGGCCGAGAACCTGTCCATGACGGACGAGCTGGACGAGATCGGCATCGACTCGATCAGCGTCTTCGAGCTGATGATCAAGCTCGAGGACGTGGTGGGCGAGCACGCCACGAAGATCGACGACGACATGTCGACGGTCCAGGACCTCTACGACCACGTGCGGAAGGCGGCGGAGCTGCACGCCTCCGCCTGA
- a CDS encoding ABC transporter ATP-binding protein: MNQNVTLESQALTKTYFSTEPPTEVLRGIDLSVTAGEFLVIMGASGSGKSTLLYNISGMDRPTDGKVLLEGRELTSLTDAEMSNVRLTQMGFVFQQAHFLANLDVRDNILLPALKGAPKGNRAAAIARADALMERFGIAHIADHGITQVSGGQLQRASICRALAGEPSVLFADEPTGALNSSMSTEVMDTLTDVHRGGTTVVMVTHDPAVAARGDRVIYLSDGLLVDSRDAGPWQEEKAQQREDDLLAWLRNLGF, from the coding sequence ATGAACCAGAACGTGACGCTCGAGTCACAGGCGCTCACCAAGACGTACTTCTCGACCGAGCCCCCGACCGAGGTGCTCCGCGGGATCGACCTCTCCGTGACGGCGGGAGAGTTCCTCGTCATCATGGGGGCGTCAGGCTCCGGGAAGTCGACGCTGCTGTACAACATCAGCGGCATGGACCGCCCCACGGACGGAAAGGTACTGCTCGAAGGGCGCGAACTGACCTCCCTGACCGACGCGGAGATGAGCAACGTCCGCCTCACACAAATGGGCTTCGTCTTCCAGCAGGCGCACTTCCTCGCCAACCTCGACGTGCGGGACAACATCCTGCTGCCCGCGCTCAAGGGCGCACCTAAGGGGAACAGGGCCGCCGCGATCGCGCGCGCCGACGCGCTCATGGAGCGGTTCGGCATCGCGCACATCGCGGACCACGGCATCACCCAGGTCTCCGGCGGCCAGCTGCAGCGGGCCTCCATCTGCCGGGCGCTCGCGGGCGAGCCGTCCGTCCTGTTCGCGGACGAGCCGACGGGCGCGCTGAACAGCAGCATGTCGACCGAGGTCATGGACACGCTCACGGACGTGCACCGGGGCGGGACCACGGTCGTCATGGTCACCCACGACCCCGCCGTCGCCGCCCGTGGCGACCGCGTCATCTATCTGAGCGACGGCCTGCTGGTGGACTCCCGCGACGCGGGTCCGTGGCAGGAGGAGAAGGCGCAGCAGCGGGAGGACGACCTCCTCGCATGGCTCAGGAACCTGGGCTTCTGA
- a CDS encoding ABC transporter permease: protein MTNRARNREPLYLRYASNDLIRNKGVNAALIVILILSAFLMATGSMVIERLAGSVGGLFEQAKPPHFLQMHKGEYDQAALDAFAAEHDEIDSWLVTEMLGYDSNALAWERPGTGEGGDLSSSRFDNLFVTQNDGFDYLVDENGDIPEPAPGEVYVPVKYQQAFGIGTGDVLTVQTGDGPYSLDVQGVVKDAQMAASLNSATRVLVSDEDFQRLEQAGGAAPEIIVEYLLTDAGGANDFQAAYESDSALPKNGPAITDQQIQIINTFSDGLVAVALILVSLILVVIALLNLRFVISGTLEDEVREIGAMKAVGIPDRAISGLYLSKYSVMTLIACVVGGVLAIFATNFLTQSVQANYAAAPVGLATFLVPLLALAAVFVIVVSICRNVLRRVKKIEVVNALVHGSTLDEKQTARRARRQARWVRRSGLASSSGTSIGTRLAFLDLRAEGRQWILVPVVFFLTAVLITLPTNLLSTFENPQFVTYMGAPERDLRVDVQFQDDVDDVRQEVLTTLEGDDRLTDLQVYANVLYRTEGAEGMESLPVEVGDYSGATVQFTEGGAPAAGQIALSALNADRFQLGVGDQMTVERAGESTSVEVSGIYQDVTAGGQTAKMQGEVTEGASAYVFSADVTDEASPETVAAELGEQLPTAVVYPMRDYMEQTLAGITDAFRSAAWLSLIFGVGVAILITSLFLKLRLTRDRPKMGVLSAIGFSASEIVAQIRLKTLLAVAVGTVLGLVFAATAGESMVGGILATAGLGISDLSFIPNVWLVYLLYPLILLGAGYLGVVLLTAGIRGADKSQWLRG, encoded by the coding sequence GTGACGAATCGAGCGAGGAACAGGGAGCCCCTGTATCTCCGCTATGCGTCCAACGATCTGATCAGGAACAAGGGTGTCAACGCCGCCCTGATCGTCATCCTGATCCTCAGCGCCTTCCTCATGGCGACGGGATCGATGGTGATCGAGAGGCTCGCCGGCTCGGTCGGCGGACTCTTCGAACAGGCGAAGCCGCCGCACTTCCTGCAGATGCACAAGGGGGAGTACGACCAGGCGGCGCTCGACGCGTTCGCCGCCGAGCACGACGAGATCGACTCGTGGCTCGTCACCGAGATGCTGGGCTACGACAGCAACGCCCTGGCGTGGGAGCGCCCCGGCACGGGTGAGGGCGGGGACCTGAGCTCGAGCCGGTTCGACAACCTGTTCGTCACCCAGAACGACGGTTTCGACTACCTCGTCGACGAGAACGGGGACATCCCGGAGCCGGCGCCGGGTGAGGTCTACGTCCCGGTCAAGTATCAGCAGGCGTTCGGGATCGGCACCGGTGACGTGCTGACCGTCCAGACCGGCGACGGGCCGTACTCCCTGGACGTCCAGGGAGTCGTGAAGGACGCCCAGATGGCGGCGTCGCTCAACAGCGCGACGCGAGTCCTGGTCTCCGACGAGGACTTCCAGCGGCTCGAGCAGGCAGGCGGAGCGGCGCCCGAGATCATCGTCGAGTACCTGCTGACGGACGCGGGCGGGGCGAACGACTTCCAGGCCGCGTACGAGTCCGACTCGGCGCTGCCGAAGAACGGCCCGGCGATCACGGATCAGCAGATCCAGATCATCAACACCTTCAGCGACGGCCTCGTGGCGGTGGCACTGATCCTCGTCAGTCTGATCCTCGTCGTGATCGCGCTGCTCAACCTGCGCTTCGTGATCTCCGGCACCCTGGAGGACGAGGTCCGCGAGATCGGCGCGATGAAGGCCGTCGGCATCCCCGACCGGGCGATCTCCGGCCTCTACCTGTCCAAGTACAGCGTGATGACCCTGATCGCGTGCGTCGTCGGCGGCGTTCTCGCGATCTTCGCGACCAACTTCCTGACCCAGAGCGTGCAGGCGAACTACGCCGCCGCGCCCGTGGGCCTCGCGACGTTCCTGGTGCCCCTGCTCGCGCTCGCGGCCGTCTTCGTGATCGTCGTCTCGATCTGCCGCAACGTGCTCCGCCGGGTGAAGAAGATCGAGGTCGTCAACGCGCTGGTGCACGGCAGCACGCTGGACGAGAAGCAGACCGCCCGCCGCGCCCGCCGCCAGGCGCGCTGGGTGCGCCGGAGCGGCCTGGCGTCGTCGTCCGGCACGAGCATCGGCACGCGCCTCGCGTTCCTCGACCTGCGTGCCGAAGGCAGGCAGTGGATCCTCGTGCCGGTCGTCTTCTTCCTGACGGCCGTGCTCATCACGCTGCCCACCAACCTGCTCAGCACGTTCGAGAACCCGCAGTTCGTCACGTACATGGGGGCACCCGAGCGCGACCTGCGCGTCGACGTGCAGTTCCAGGACGACGTCGACGACGTGCGGCAGGAGGTGCTCACCACCCTGGAGGGCGACGACCGGCTCACCGACCTCCAGGTCTACGCCAACGTGCTGTACCGGACCGAAGGCGCCGAAGGGATGGAGAGCCTGCCCGTCGAGGTCGGCGACTACTCCGGAGCCACCGTGCAGTTCACCGAGGGCGGCGCGCCGGCCGCCGGGCAGATCGCGCTGTCGGCGCTCAACGCGGACAGGTTCCAGCTCGGCGTCGGCGACCAGATGACGGTTGAGCGTGCGGGCGAGTCGACGTCCGTCGAGGTCAGCGGCATCTACCAGGACGTCACCGCCGGCGGGCAGACCGCCAAGATGCAGGGCGAGGTCACCGAGGGCGCGTCCGCGTACGTCTTCTCCGCGGACGTGACCGACGAGGCCTCCCCGGAGACCGTCGCGGCGGAGCTGGGGGAGCAGCTCCCCACCGCCGTCGTCTACCCGATGCGCGACTACATGGAACAGACACTCGCCGGGATCACCGACGCGTTCCGGAGCGCGGCATGGCTGTCCCTCATCTTCGGAGTCGGTGTCGCGATCCTCATCACCAGCCTGTTCCTCAAGCTCCGCCTCACGCGCGACCGGCCCAAGATGGGCGTGCTGTCCGCCATCGGGTTCTCGGCGAGCGAGATCGTGGCGCAGATACGGCTGAAGACCCTGCTCGCGGTCGCCGTCGGGACCGTGCTCGGGCTCGTGTTCGCGGCGACCGCGGGTGAGTCGATGGTCGGCGGCATCCTCGCCACCGCGGGACTCGGGATCTCCGACCTGTCGTTCATCCCGAACGTCTGGCTCGTCTACCTGCTGTATCCACTGATCCTCCTCGGTGCGGGATATCTCGGCGTCGTCCTGCTCACCGCCGGTATCCGGGGCGCCGACAAGAGCCAGTGGCTCCGAGGATGA
- a CDS encoding DUF6790 family protein, with amino-acid sequence MWIVVIIGGGVLTAVIQMAIQGFPSDQTYVLRTLLLHQFVVSHGFIAVAGFIINVLYPERTAAKLGWPSGPFQIKYGFAQLGLGVMGVMAIWFQGNFWAGVLVTLYIYGLSGLWTHTQEIMRKRRETGRLDWIETGNIVLDVIYHLVLTWMSLQIPGVWSFT; translated from the coding sequence ATGTGGATCGTCGTAATCATCGGTGGTGGGGTGCTCACCGCGGTCATCCAGATGGCGATACAAGGGTTCCCGTCCGACCAGACGTACGTGCTGCGGACGCTGCTGCTGCACCAGTTCGTGGTGTCGCACGGATTCATCGCCGTGGCCGGCTTCATCATCAACGTCCTCTACCCGGAGCGGACCGCCGCCAAGCTCGGCTGGCCCAGCGGCCCGTTCCAGATCAAGTACGGGTTCGCGCAGCTGGGACTCGGCGTGATGGGCGTGATGGCGATCTGGTTCCAGGGAAACTTCTGGGCCGGGGTGCTCGTCACGCTGTACATCTACGGTCTCAGTGGCCTGTGGACGCATACCCAGGAGATCATGCGGAAGCGTCGTGAAACCGGGCGCCTCGACTGGATCGAGACCGGCAACATCGTGCTCGACGTGATCTACCACCTCGTCCTCACCTGGATGTCCCTGCAGATTCCAGGAGTTTGGAGCTTTACGTGA
- a CDS encoding MFS transporter, translating to MSTTESSVSDDVAEDPAGAAPSGAAPPSDTGRPAPPAAEIARNFRAFLLIWVAQMLARIGNGLTGFGLGVHVYQQTSSSTAVAAVTLAAFLPGVLLTPFAGVLADRFDRRLLMILSDTLSAVGLVLLLVAMATGYGSVAVICACVALSSVFTSVMDPAYRATVSDLLTPEQYARAGGMVQLAGASQFLLSPAIAGVIMVVSDVRTVIVIDLATMVVTIGVMLIVWRTVRARREPSSDDDATTRTGFWEEFRFGVTFLARNQAVTVMMLLITLVTFCMGFLQTLLTPMVLDLADEEALGVVRSVAAVGMIVASIVISVFGMGTRHRAYMAVALAFGGVVVAGMGITENVLLIGGFGFLFFLTLPVLNTSVEVLVRSAIPNETQGRVWGLVGLISQLGYIAAYAVSGVLADYVFNPLLLSGGALVPALGDVIGVGESRGIGLMFIIVGLLLIVMAVVIYRVRSIRTIEGEFARHAAETERH from the coding sequence GTGAGCACCACGGAGAGCAGCGTGTCCGACGACGTCGCCGAGGACCCCGCGGGGGCTGCCCCGAGCGGCGCGGCGCCGCCGTCGGACACGGGACGGCCGGCGCCGCCGGCCGCGGAGATCGCGCGCAACTTCCGGGCGTTCCTGCTCATCTGGGTGGCGCAGATGCTGGCGCGGATCGGCAACGGGCTGACCGGGTTCGGGCTCGGCGTGCACGTCTACCAGCAGACGAGTTCGAGCACCGCGGTCGCGGCAGTGACCCTCGCGGCGTTCCTGCCCGGGGTGCTGCTCACGCCCTTCGCGGGGGTGCTCGCCGACCGGTTCGACCGGCGGCTGCTGATGATCCTCAGCGACACGCTGTCGGCGGTCGGCCTGGTCCTGCTGCTCGTCGCGATGGCCACCGGCTACGGATCCGTCGCGGTGATCTGCGCGTGCGTCGCGCTGAGCTCCGTGTTCACCTCCGTCATGGACCCCGCGTACCGCGCGACCGTCAGCGACCTGCTGACGCCCGAGCAGTACGCGCGGGCCGGCGGCATGGTGCAGCTCGCGGGGGCGTCGCAGTTCCTGCTCTCGCCCGCGATCGCGGGGGTGATCATGGTGGTGTCGGACGTCCGGACCGTCATCGTCATCGACCTGGCCACGATGGTGGTCACGATCGGCGTGATGCTGATCGTGTGGCGCACGGTGCGGGCGCGGCGCGAGCCGTCGTCGGACGACGACGCCACGACGCGGACGGGCTTCTGGGAGGAGTTCCGGTTCGGCGTGACGTTCCTCGCCCGGAACCAGGCCGTCACCGTGATGATGCTGCTGATCACGCTCGTGACCTTCTGCATGGGGTTCCTCCAGACGCTGCTCACGCCGATGGTGCTCGACCTCGCGGACGAGGAGGCGCTCGGCGTCGTCCGGTCCGTCGCGGCCGTCGGGATGATCGTCGCGAGCATCGTCATCAGCGTCTTCGGCATGGGGACGCGGCACCGCGCCTACATGGCGGTCGCGCTCGCGTTCGGGGGCGTGGTCGTCGCCGGGATGGGGATCACCGAGAACGTGCTGCTGATCGGCGGGTTCGGGTTCCTCTTCTTCCTGACCCTGCCGGTGCTGAACACCAGCGTCGAGGTGCTGGTCAGGTCCGCGATACCGAACGAGACCCAGGGGCGGGTGTGGGGCCTGGTCGGCCTGATCTCCCAGCTCGGGTACATCGCCGCCTACGCGGTCTCGGGTGTCCTGGCCGACTACGTGTTCAACCCGCTGCTGCTGTCCGGGGGCGCGCTCGTCCCGGCCCTCGGCGACGTGATCGGCGTCGGGGAGTCACGAGGAATTGGCCTGATGTTCATCATCGTCGGGCTGCTGCTCATCGTCATGGCTGTTGTGATCTACCGGGTGCGAAGCATCCGGACGATCGAGGGCGAGTTCGCCCGCCACGCCGCCGAAACCGAAAGGCATTGA